Proteins encoded together in one Lathamus discolor isolate bLatDis1 chromosome 3, bLatDis1.hap1, whole genome shotgun sequence window:
- the SAMD7 gene encoding sterile alpha motif domain-containing protein 7, producing the protein MTPRDHMRKMSILGEQGTLEEKHLYRLASGMAAGELRQRQEMLMRNQLMAVNPQLMGAGQPRMQAIPSQFEPRLVDRDLLPSAEMMASADPRQLHIASHLGPTVPQHANMPNILSNRVYPPPGYSFLQPESMEAVARRQELVQKQNIARMEMEMSAIFQQKEMEKAHRKGLLGLEAPFLYHGMPASPIAFRGRHRLPEGHLPSDLYVHRTTLDEIHGNTMLMATSPYPPVTTLQRERGRRPGRRAGNHKTAECSANGTKNQADDKTTDPAAAAVDDEKEDKKEAEVETPNKHEQNKNQTEPSAVAKNCKEFEQSLRKNSATHEISTETNSCNNTNEKESNSSCAAFDDKFTYPSAIPFSALPYGFPVPSNALLPSGAHGLILNGEDISSTEDIRKWTVDDVYNFIISLPGCSDYAQIFKDHAIDGETLPLLTEEHLLDTMGLKLGPALKIRSQVSQRLGNVFYMMNLPLPVPLPPASGKASDQPPDITSPLHCNSTGDALDSPGSQDPETSQAVEQIISESRENPCNTAGSQADFQMITFQKS; encoded by the exons ATGACTCCACGAGATCACATGAGAAAAATGTCTATCCTGGGAGAACAAGGAACACTAGAAGAAAAGCACTTATACCGGTTAGCAAGTGGCATGGCAGCAGGAG AACTGCGGCAGCGACAAGAGATGCTCATGCGCAACCAGCTGATGGCAGTAAACCCTCAGCTGATGGGTGCAGGCCAGCCGAGAATGCAGGCGATTCCCTCCCAGTTTGAGCCTCGGCTTGTTGACAG agaTCTGTTACcttcagctgaaatgatggCATCAGCTGACCCAAGACAACTCCATATAGCATCCCACCTCGGGCCCACGGTCCCACAGCATGCAAACATGCCAAATATACTGTCCAACCGGGTTTACCCACCCCCAG GATATAGCTTTCTGCAACCAGAATCCATGGAAGCTGTGGCCAGGAGACAGGAACTGgtgcaaaagcaaaatattgcCAG AATGGAAATGGAGATGAGTGCTATttttcagcaaaaagaaatggagaaagctCATCGGAAAGGACTACTGGGCCTGGAAGCACCTTTCCTTTACCATGGGATGCCGGCTAGTCCCATTGCTTTCCGTGGCAGGCACAGACTGCCTGAAGGCCATCTCCCCAGTGACTTATATGTTCATCGTACCACCCTTGATGAAATTCATGGCAACACTATGCTAATGGCAACCAGCCCATACCCTCCAGTCACCACTTTGCAAAGGGAGAGGGGACGTCGACCAGGGAGAAGAGCTGGAAATCACAAAACTGCAGAGTGTAGTGCCAATGGCACAAAGAACCAAGCTGACGACAAAACTACAgaccctgctgcagctgcagtggatGATGagaaagaagacaagaaagaaGCAGAGGTGGAGACACCAAACAAAcatgagcaaaacaaaaaccagactgaGCCATCTGCAGTTGCCAAAAACTGTAAAGAGTTTGAACAAAGCTTGAGAAAAAACTCTGCTACTCATGAAATTTCTACTGAAACTAACAGCTGCAACAATACAAATGAGAAAGAATCTAATAgctcctgtgctgcttttgatgACAAGTTCACATACCCTTCTGCAATCCCATTCTCAGCATTACCATATGGATTTCCAGTACCAAGCAATGCACTGCTACCCTCAG GAGCACATGGCCTGATCCTGAATGGAGAAGACATTTCTTCAACTGAAGACATTCGCAAGTGGACTGTTGATGATGTTTACAACTTCATCATTAGCCTCCCTGGCTGTTCAGATTATGCCCAG ATATTTAAAGACCACGCTATTGATGGAGAAACCCTCCCACTGCTAACAGAGGAACATCTCCTGGATACAATGGGATTAAAACTTGGACCAGCATTAAAAATCCGCTCTCAG GTGTCTCAGCGTTTGGGCAATGTGTTCTACATGATGAATCTTCCTCTGCCAGTGCCATTGCCACCTGCTTCAGGCAAAGCCTCAGATCAGCCTCCTGACATAACCTCCCCTCTTCACTGTAACAGCACTGGAGATGCGCTGGATAGTCCAGGCTCTCAGGACCCAGAAACTTCACAAGCAGTGGAACAGATAATTTCAGAAAGCAGGGAAAATCCGTGCAACACAGCTGGATCACAGGCTGACTTCCAGATGATCACTTTCCAGAAAAGTTGA